A genomic region of Raphanus sativus cultivar WK10039 chromosome 6, ASM80110v3, whole genome shotgun sequence contains the following coding sequences:
- the LOC108811694 gene encoding NAC domain-containing protein 43-like, producing MMSESMSISVNGQSQVPPGFRFHPTEEELLQYYLRKKVNSIKIDLDVIRDVDLNKLEPWDIQEMCKIGTTPQNDWYFFSHKDKKYPTGTRTNRATTAGFWKATGRDKIIYSNGRRIGMRKTLVFYKGRAPHGQKSDWIMHEYRLDDNIISSEDVTLCEVVTVTGEASQDEGWVVCRIFKKKNLHKTLNSSVGEASLSGGGDMARATSSSQMSTDDTIEQFLELMGRSCKEELNLDPFMKLPNLESPSSQTVNNNCHVNSPDTYHDIHVNNVIDTSFVTSWAALDRLVASQLNGPISYSIATVDESHVEQDHLALPSINRSGSYHAGLIQEYTPEMELWNTTSSLLSSSDSFRHVSNGSG from the exons ATGATGTCCGAATCTATGAGCATATCAGTGAACGGACAATCTCAAGTGCCTCCTGGGTTTAGGTTTCACCCCACCGAGGAAGAGCTGCTGCAATATTATCTCCGGAAGAAAGTCAATAGCATCAAGATCGATCTCGACGTTATTCGCGACGTTGATCTCAACAAGCTCGAGCCTTGGGATATTCAAG AGATGTGTAAAATAGGAACAACGCCTCAAAACGACTGGTATTTCTTCAGCCACAAGGACAAAAAATATCCCACGGGAACCAGAACTAACCGAGCTACGACGGCCGGATTCTGGAAAGCAACGGGCCGTGACAAGATCATATATAGTAATGGCCGTAGGATCGGGATGAGAAAGACTCTTGTTTTTTACAAAGGTCGAGCTCCTCACGGCCAAAAATCTGACTGGATCATGCATGAATATAGACTCGACGACAACATCATTTCCTCTGAGGATGTCACGCTTTGTGAG GTGGTGACTGTTACTGGGGAGGCATCACAGGACGAAGGATGGGTGGTGTGTcgtatttttaagaaaaagaatCTTCACAAAACCTTAAACAGTTCCGTCGGAGAAGCTTCCCTTAGTGGCGGCGGAGACATGGCAAGGGCGACGTCCTCATCTCAGATGTCCACCGATGATACTATCGAGCAATTCCTAGAACTTATGGGGCGATCTTGTAAAGAAGAGCTAAATCTAGACCCTTTCATGAAACTCCCAAACCTCGAGAGCCCTAGCAGTCAAACAGTCAACAACAACTGCCACGTCAACTCTCCTGACACATATCATGACATACACGTCAACAACGTGATCGACACTAGCTTCGTTACCAGCTGGGCCGCTTTGGACCGGCTTGTGGCCTCGCAGCTAAACGGACCCATATCATACTCAATCGCAACCGTCGATGAGAGCCACGTGGAACAAGATCATCTTGCCTTGCCTAGCATAAACCGGTCTGGTTCGTACCACGCCGGATTAATTCAAGAATATACACCAGAGATGGAGCTATGGAACACGACGTCCTCTCTACTATCATCATCTGACTCATTTCGCCACGTGTCTAACGGTAGTGGATAA